The following are encoded in a window of Colletotrichum lupini chromosome 3, complete sequence genomic DNA:
- a CDS encoding Nop14-like family protein: MAGSQLKRLKASLREQGITGPQKSKKQKRQFAQDEKAKTDKRLQRGAALGQIREQFNPFDLKHNPRGPKFDVTTNRPQTGAAARGVNGRPTEAKSLGEQRRRETLLVEMQKRNKVGGILDRRFGENDPSLAEEDKMLERFAREKQRSRKKTSLFDLEEAEPLGELTHMGQALNFEHHPNMADDFDEDDLGSDDDSDSSLSAKKKLKRLREAGFGEDEEGAVDEPDRKKSKKEVMEEVIAKSKMHKYERQIAKDEDEDLRMQLDKELPNLHALLMAHGKSDAQNKDEGGKLIAGVDKATFDKEFDLRLKKLVQDRRAAPTERTKTDEELVEEESKRLKELEEKRLKRMNGEAVSSDEESEEDEEMEDQPAEDPAFQWLPEEEEEDFGLGKGIKTKTRPTATELGFDDEDDFLIEDDLIASGSDLEPIESEEEESEEEEEYQGDDSEDEEFTKGLLNEEEAKSSVFANPGGQGGAELDSSELPYTFPCPQSYDELSALAQKYPSDKLPTIVQRIRALYHPKLNSANKEKLGKFAQALVDMIGHGPRTNSSPSFQVLESLVRHIHSLAKMFPVDIANQYRSHLEEISQQRPLAVHVGDLTLLTAIGSTFPTSDHFHQVATPAMLTIGRYLGGKIPQTLSDYATGIYLSTLAVQYQQFSKRYVPEVMSFSLNTLCALAPSAVSKLSGNFPLHEPAADIRVANARKTELRQLSPADCAKLEVSGAEAESKKIALLSTTLQLLGAAADTWTGKPAFNETFQPALDIVAHLSSKSSRSKFPEALGGHLAKSKLKMERMLKIAQLSKRPLELHHHRPLAIKTFIPKFEDSYDPNKHYDPDRERAEMAKLKKEHKKERKGAMRELRKDAQFMARENLRAKKAKDEAYEKKYKRLVAEIQNEEGREANAYEREKDGRKRARNR; the protein is encoded by the exons ATGGCCGGCTCGCAACTCAAGCGGCTCAAAGCCTCCCTGAGGGAGCAGGGAATCACTGGTCCTCAGAAGTCTAAGAAGCAGAAACGCCAATTCGCGCAGGACGAAAAGGCCAAGACTGACAAGCGTCTTCAAAGAGGTGCTGCGCTGGGACAAATCAGAGAACAATTCAACCCCTTTGACCTGAAGCACAACCCACGAGGACCCAAATTCGATGTTACAACCAACAGGCCTCAGACTGGAGCCGCAGCGAGAGGAGTCAATGGCCGTCCTACCGAGGCCAAGTCTCTGGGCGAGCAGAGG CGCCGAGAGACACTTCTCGTCGAGATGCAGAAGCGCAACAAAGTCGGCGGTATTCTTGATCGTCGATTCGGTGAAAACGACCCCTCCTTGGCCGAGGAAGACAAAATGCTCGAACGTTTCGCCCGCGAAAAGCAGAGGTCACGCAAGAAGACATCGCTATTCGATCTCGAGGAAGCCGAACCACTGGGCGAATTGACACACATGGGTCAGGCTCTCAACTTTGAGCACCATCCGAATATGGCCGACGATTTCGACGAGGACGACCTTGGCTCAGACGACGACAGCGACTCCTCCCTTTCCGCGAAGAAAAAGCTCAAGCGCCTGCGCGAAGCTGGTTTCGGTGAAGACGAAGAGGGAGCGGTTGACGAGCCGGACAGGAAAAAGTCCAAGAAGGAGGTCATGGAAGAAGTCATTGCGAAATCGAAGATGCATAAGTACGAGCGACAGATTGCCAAGGACGAGGATGAGGACCTGCGAATGCAATTGGACAAGGAGCTGCCAAACCTCCACGCTCTCCTCATGGCTCATGGAAAATCGGATGCGCAGAATAAGGATGAGGGTGGCAAGTTGATTGCTGGAGTTGACAAGGCAACTTTCGATAAGGAATTCGATTTGCGCCTGAAGAAGCTCGTTCAGGACCGCCGTGCAGCCCCAACAGAGCGCACAAAGACCGACGAGGAATTGGTGGAAGAGGAATCCAAGAGGCTGAAGGAGCTCGAAGAGAAGCGCTTAAAGAGAATGAACGGCGAAGCTGTCTCTTCCGACGAAGAAAGCGAGGAGGATGAAGAGATGGAGGATCAACCTGCCGAAGATCCTGCTTTCCAGTGGCTTcctgaggaggaggaagaggatttCGGTCTCGGAAAGGGCATCAAGACCAAGACCCGCCCGACGGCGACAGAGCTCGGCTTTGACGATGAAGACGACTTCCTCATTGAGGACGATTTGATTGCCAGCGGTTCGGACCTGGAGCCTATCGAGAGCGAAGAGGAAGAAtcggaggaagaggaggaataTCAAGGCGACGATTCCGAAGACGAGGAATTCACCAAAGGTCTGCTCAACGAGGAGGAAGCGAAGAGCTCTGTGTTTGCAAACCCTGGTGGACAAGGAGGCGCGGAACTCGACAGCTCTGAGCTGCCTTACACTTTCCCATGTCCGCAGAGCTACGATGAACTCTCGGCGCTGGCACAGAAGTACCCTAGCGATAAGCTGCCTACCATCGTGCAGCGTATCCGAGCTTTGTACCATCCGAAGCTGAACAGCGCGAACAAGGAGAAGCTCGGCAAGTTTGCTCAGGCGCTTGTGGACATGATCGGTCACGGCCCACGGACCAACAGCAGCCCATCTTTCCAAGTGCTGGAGAGTTTGGTACGACACATCCACTCCCTCGCTAAGATGTTCCCCGTCGACATTGCCAACCAGTACCGTTCCCATCTTGAGGAGATCAGCCAACAACGCCCTCTCGCAGTGCATGTTGGCGACCTGACACTACTGACTGCTATCGGATCGACATTCCCTACATCAGATCACTTCCACCAGGTCGCAACTCCTGCTATGCTTACCATCGGGCGCTATCTCGGTGGTAAGATCCCTCAAACACTCAGCGACTATGCCACTGGTATTTACCTTTCGACCTTGGCAGTCCAGTATCAGCAGTTCTCGAAGCGCTACGTTCCAGAGGTCATGAGTTTCTCTCTCAACACCCTGTGTGCTTTGGCTCCCTCAGCAGTCTCGAAGCTTTCTGGCAACTTCCCTCTTCATGAGCCTGCAGCGGATATTCGCGTCGCAAACGCGCGGAAGACGGAGCTCCGACAGCTCTCTCCGGCTGACTGTGCCAAGTTAGAGGTGAGCGGTGCGGAAGCTGAATCCAAGAAAATTGCCCTGTTGAGCACAACTCTTCAGCTTTTGGGTGCTGCTGCAGACACCTGGACTGGAAAGCCTGCTTTCAATGAGACGTTCCAGCCAGCACTTGACATTGTGGCTCACCTGAGCAGCAAGTCAAGCCGCTCGAAGTTCCCTGAGGCTCTCGGTGGACACCTCGCCAAGTCCAAGCTCAAGATGGAGCGCATGCTCAAGATTGCCCAGCTCTCAAAACGGCCGCTTGAGctgcaccaccaccgcccgcTTGCCATCAAGACATTCATCCCCAAGTTCGAGGACTCGTACGACCCAAACAAGCACTACGACCCGGATCGCGAGCGTGCGGAGATGGCCAAGTTGAAGAAGGAGCACAAGAAGGAGCGCAAGGGTGCCATGAGAGAACTGAGAAAGGATGCCCAGTTCATGGCCCGCGAGAACCTGCGTGcgaagaaggccaaggaCGAGGCGTACGAGAAGAAGTACAAGAGGCTCGTGGCGGAGATCCAGAACGAGGAGGGCAGGGAGGCGAATGCGTACGAGAGGGAGAAGGACGGCAGAAAGAGGGCCAGGAACCGGTAG
- a CDS encoding pentatricopeptide repeat domain-containing protein, which yields MIRDAQMQLPLLLEAPIFFAFSFMLTNFASPYSCQSTLGSSAPPPWAIRHSSRIAQLGVKPRPGAQNAQRKSSPTPSTQTDADPSRAAADLLKELMQKRTDEPIIKFFEKGESGQIERLGDEDAFKESMGGVDDLKKELNQTFAADMRRTLSRFQNEGGLGALGINDVDSIAKDFEDKLGNARNPEDTLESLNAYIKDLESQFEARGFDVSQFDYKNHAATLGVIQATARVDPSQRKKQPPIPQIPEKVWSFNQRKRIVRLNTLLSRTTKEMRRGEDVTAKTAQTVWKTYGAARQSLAKAWAHVPQDVWNLLWDILSLDDAKNPSRLTYLSLLARDMSEAKVALSPSQQLVTVEAMFVDGWEAKAIDNWKRCMSTLGDSGADTFKEFWELGVRMFCQQGDLVQGERAVNKLLERQLDPRILLPYIRSCATNPNAEPRIKAWDAYRRMRDLLGSSMGLEDYDQVISFFLTTGQTEYALQAFVDMMSSSTVELSGRDRLPSQIGNKFFFGKWLKRLIGAGDLDGAHSVFEFMRFKGIEAASIQVNGLIGAWQRSGGADNLEKADKLAWQMIDARVEFVENRRRLSTMEGPVRTVEVSVKSHTAAMPKATLETFSLLAENYRLRSLHADLAKLWDAFREAEISPDAFMMNQLLESHSQNGNISEARQLYQTLVYDRQVKPDPYTFMALWKMLGANRLHNIAGDELVNETRITRETFAEMVRFASVFKPDGLDGQIARKILHTFRRLKDKIGIVVALQAFKAVFDFTPPEVLALEMMMETTSLAWETTQARQKLRLIKRKIDSHVETRQKSIGGTLTLDEMSLKQRGEEYSSYLQTAYMQEAGELAKGQVSMVAKEMGVYDILARKGRG from the exons ATGATTCGCGACGCGCAGATGCAG CTTCCTCTCTTGCTTGAAGCGCCCATTTTCTTCGCTTTCTCCTTTATGTTGACCAACTTCGCCTCTCCTTAT TCATGCCAGTCAACTTTGGGCTCTTCTGCCCCGCCGCCATGGGCGATTCGACATAGCTCCCGTATTGCTCAACTAGGAGTCAAGCCTCGACCAGGTGCTCAGAACGCACAGCGCAAATCTTCTCCGACGCCCTCCACCCAAACCGATGCCGATCCGAGCAGAGCAGCCGCCGACCTTCTCAAGGAACTAATGCAAAAAAGAACCGACgagcctattataaagttcttcGAGAAGGGTGAATCCGGCCAGATTGAGCGGCTGGGGGACGAGGATGCTTTCAAAGAATCTATGGGTGGCGTAGACGATCTGAAGAAGGAACTGAACCAGACTTTTGCGGCTGATATGCGGCGCACGCTCTCTCGTTTTCAGAATGAGGGCGGCTTGGGTGCTTTGGGAATCAACGATGTCGACTCGATTGCGAAAGATTTCGAAGACAAGCTCGGGAATGCCAGGAACCCCGAAGACACATTGGAGAGCTTGAACGCATACATCAAAGACTTAGAAAGCCAATTCGAGGCAAGAGGATTCGATGTCAGTCAATTCGATTACAAGAACCACGCGGCAACACTGGGCGTCATACAGGCGACTGCTCGCGTGGACCCCTCACAACGGAAGAAGCAACCCCCAATTCCGCAGATCCCCGAGAAAGTGTGGAGCTTCAACCAGCGAAAACGGATAGTACGATTGAACACGCTCCTCTCCCGAACGACTAAAGAGATGCGACGAGGTGAGGATGTTACGGCAAAGACTGCCCAGACGGTGTGGAAGACGTACGGCGCGGCGAGGCAATCTCTAGCCAAGGCTTGGGCGCATGTTCCTCAAGACGTTTGGAACCTTCTGTGGGACATTCTGTCGCTTGACGATGCGAAAAACCCAAGCCGTCTCACATATCTTTCGCTGCTAGCAAGAGACATGAGCGAGGCGAAGGTTGCTTTGAGCCCTTCGCAACAGCTTGTCACAGTCGAAGCCATGTTCGTGGACGGATGGGAGGCCAAGGCCATCGATAACTGGAAGCGATGTATGTCCACCCTCGGCGACAGTGGCGCAGATACCTTCAAGGAGTTTTGGGAGCTTGGAGTGCGCATGTTCTGCCAACAAGGTGATCTTGTGCAGGGAGAACGCGCGGTGAACAAGCTTCTCGAGCGCCAACTCGATCCACGCATTCTGTTGCCGTACATTAGGAGTTGTGCAACAAATCCGAACGCGGAGCCAAGGATAAAGGCCTGGGACGCATACCGTCGAATGAGGGACCTTCTTGGCTCTTCAATGGGGCTCGAGGACTACGACCAGGTGATCTCTTTCTTCCTAACGACTGGACAAACGGAATACGCTTTGCAAGCCTTCGTCGATATGATGAGCTCTAGTACGGTCGAGCTGAGTGGACGAGACCGATTGCCTTCTCAAATCGGCAACAAATTCTTTTTCGGAAAATGGCTGAAGCGACTTATCGGTGCTGGAGACCTCGATGGAGCGCATAGCGTCTTCGAATTCATGCGGTTTAAGGGCATCGAAGCGGCCAGCATTCAGGTGAATGGGCTTATTGGTGCCTGGCAAAGGTCAGGTGGCGCCGACAATTTGGAGAAGGCGGACAAGTTGGCATGGCAAATGATCGATGCTCGCGTGGAGTTTGTCGAGAATCGTCGTCGACTTTCAACCATGGAAGGGCCGGTTCGTACAGTCGAAGTGTCTGTGAAATCTCATACAGCTGCCATGCCCAAGGCCACGCTCGAAACGTTTTCCCTACTTGCGGAGAATTATCGCCTTCGAAGTCTTCATGCCGACTTAGCGAAGTTATGGGACGCTTTCAGAGAAGCAGAAATCAGCCCGGACGCCTTCATGATGAACCAGTTGCTGGAGTCCCACTCACAGAACGGCAACATCTCTGAGGCACGCCAGCTGTACCAGACTCTCGTGTATGACCGTCAGGTCAAACCTGATCCCTACACGTTCATGGCATTGTGGAAGATGCTTGGTGCCAATCGTCTGCACAATATTGCAGGCGACGAGCTCGTCAACGAAACCAGAATTACACGCGAGACTTTTGCAGAAATGGTTCGCTTCGCGTCTGTGTTCAAACCAGACGGTCTCGACGGGCAAATCGCGAGGAAGATCCTCCACACATTCCGCCGACTAAAGGACAAAATCGGCATCGTCGTTGCCCTCCAGGCTTTTAAGGCTGTCTTCGACTTCACTCCGCCCGAGGTGTTGGCCCTCGAGATGATGATGGAGACTACAAGTCTTGCCTGGGAGACAACGCAGGCGCGACAGAAGCTTCGCCTCATTAAGCGCAAGATTGACTCGCACGTCGAAACCCGACAGAAGTCCATTGGAGGAACTCTGACTCTAGACGAGATGTCGCTCAAGCAGCGTGGCGAGGAGTACTCGTCTTACTTGCAGACGGCGTACATGCAAGAAGCTGGTGAGCTGGCCAAGGGCCAGGTGTCGATGGTGGCCAAGGAGATGGGCGTGTACGATATATTGGCACGCAAAGGCAGGGGCTAG
- a CDS encoding G-patch domain-containing protein has product MAASDDEDDYMNMTFDEPAASTKAKSQPETSLQRRQRLKREGEIRGRPKSKEELAAEEEAAREKALSRSLLETAAAKKSKGFAMMAKMGFKAGSALGAGAGATGGSGAGNDARTEPIAVEVKADRGGIGMESERKRKLREAAERIEEEVREGKRVRVDPLEYRDRVRMEREAARVQAQVFAAQRVSERMAEEKEGEEVAESLVVEGAAEDGTSHHDEGDGKKDKTTTKKTRAAGAASRPLKSINVLWRGLARHREEKERDRRMRYDLEQSLSRLPTYEDDDEDADDRTALGKKQVVYVTAEDLDEEDPELDEFNELEDAEKLRRLVEYLRREHRYCFWCKYTYPDDELEGCPGVTEEDHD; this is encoded by the coding sequence ATGGCAGCCTCCGACGATGAAGACGACTACATGAACATGACCTTTGACGAACCAGCCGCCTCCACCAAAGCAAAATCCCAACCAGAAACCTCATTGCAGCGCCGCCAGCGCCTCAAACGCGAAGGCGAGATCCGCGGCCGGCCCAAGTCCAAGGAGGAGCTCGCGGCCGAGGAGGAAGCGGCGCGCGAAAAGGCGCTCTCGCGGTCCCTCCTCGAGACCGCGGCCGCCAAGAAGAGCAAGGGGTTCGCGATGATGGCCAAGATGGGCTTCAAGGCGGGCAGTGCGCTGGGTGCAGGTGCCGGGGCGACAGGCGGCTCTGGTGCTGGCAACGATGCCAGGACGGAGCCGATTGCCGTCGAGGTCAAGGCGGACCGGGGCGGTATCGGGATGGAGAGCGAGAGGAAGCGCAAGTTGAGGGAGGCGGCGGAGAGGATCGAGGAGGAGGTGAGGGAGGGGAAGAGGGTAAGGGTCGATCCGTTGGAGTATCGGGACCGGGTGAGGATGGAGAGGGAGGCGGCGAGGGTGCAGGCGCAGGTGTTTGCGGCGCAGCGGGTTTCGGAGAGGATggcggaggagaaggagggcgaggaggtGGCCGAGTCGCTGGTTGTCGAAGGGGCAGCGGAGGACGGCACCAGTCATCACGACGAGGGAGACGGCAAGAAGGacaagacgacgacgaaaaAGACGCGAGCGGCCGGCGCGGCGTCGAGACCGCTCAAGTCGATCAACGTCCTTTGGAGGGGTCTCGCCCGCCACCGCGAGGAAAAGGAGCGGGACCGCAGGATGAGGTATGATCTGGAGCAGAGCCTGTCGCGGCTGCCGACGTACGAGGACGACGATGAGGACGCCGACGACCGCACGGCGCTGGGCAAGAAGCAGGTTGTCTACGTCACCGCGGAGGACCTGGACGAGGAGGATCCCGAGCTTGACGAGTTCAACGAGCTGGAAGACGCTGAGAAGCTGCGGCGGCTGGTGGAGTATCTGAGGAGGGAGCATCGGTACTGTTTCTGGTGCAAGTACACGTATCCGGACGATGAGTTGGAGGGGTGTCCTGGTGTCACGGAAGAGGATCACGACTAG